One region of Mycobacterium riyadhense genomic DNA includes:
- the dapC gene encoding succinyldiaminopimelate transaminase, giving the protein MSASLPVFPWDTLTEAKALAGAHPGGIVDLSVGTPVDPVAPLIREALAAAASAPGYPATAGTARLREAAVTALARRYGVTGLAEAAVLPVIGTKELIAWLPTLLGLGPADLVVVPELAYPTYDVGARLAGAQVLRADSLTQLGPRSPALVYLNSPSNPTGRVLGVEHLRKVVGWARERGVLVASDECYLGLGWDAEPFSVLHPSVCDGDHTGLLALHSLSKTSSLAGYRAGFVAGDPGLIAELLAVRKHAGMMVPTPVQAAMVAALDDDPHEKLQRERYARRRAALLPTLRSAGFAVDYSEAGLYIWTTRGEPCGNSLAWFAERGILVAPGDFYGPGGAQYVRVALTATDERIAAAVQRLA; this is encoded by the coding sequence GTGTCGGCGTCGCTGCCGGTATTCCCGTGGGACACGTTGACCGAGGCGAAAGCGCTGGCCGGGGCCCATCCGGGCGGCATCGTCGACCTGTCCGTCGGCACCCCCGTTGACCCGGTCGCGCCGCTGATCCGGGAGGCGTTGGCGGCGGCGGCTTCCGCGCCGGGCTATCCCGCCACCGCGGGTACCGCGCGGCTGCGCGAGGCCGCGGTGACCGCGCTGGCGCGCCGTTATGGCGTCACCGGGCTGGCCGAGGCGGCGGTGCTTCCGGTGATCGGCACCAAGGAACTCATCGCCTGGCTGCCGACGCTGCTGGGTTTGGGTCCCGCGGACTTGGTCGTGGTGCCCGAACTGGCGTACCCGACGTACGACGTGGGCGCCCGGCTGGCCGGGGCGCAGGTGCTGCGGGCGGACTCGCTGACTCAGCTGGGCCCGCGGTCCCCGGCACTGGTCTACCTCAACTCGCCGAGCAACCCCACCGGGCGGGTGCTCGGCGTCGAGCACCTGCGCAAGGTGGTCGGGTGGGCGCGCGAGCGTGGCGTTCTCGTTGCTTCCGACGAGTGCTACTTGGGTTTGGGCTGGGACGCCGAGCCGTTCTCGGTTTTGCACCCGTCGGTCTGCGACGGTGACCACACCGGGCTGCTGGCGCTGCATTCGCTGTCGAAGACATCGTCGCTGGCCGGTTATCGGGCAGGCTTCGTCGCTGGTGATCCGGGTTTGATCGCTGAGCTGCTGGCGGTGCGCAAGCATGCCGGGATGATGGTGCCGACGCCGGTGCAGGCCGCCATGGTCGCCGCCCTCGATGACGACCCGCACGAGAAGCTGCAACGCGAGCGCTACGCGCGGCGGCGTGCGGCGCTGCTGCCTACGCTGCGCTCGGCGGGGTTTGCCGTGGACTACTCGGAGGCGGGCCTCTATATATGGACCACCCGCGGTGAGCCCTGCGGAAACAGCCTGGCCTGGTTTGCAGAGCGCGGCATCCTGGTCGCGCCCGGCGATTTCTATGGCCCGGGCGGTGCGCAGTACGTGCGGGTAGCGCTGACGGCCACCGACGAGCGCATCGCCGCCGCCGTGCAGCGGCTCGCCTAG
- the fdxA gene encoding ferredoxin has protein sequence MTYVIAEPCVDIKDKACIEECPVDCIYEGTRMLYIHPDECVDCGACEPVCPVEAIYYEDDVPDQWSQYTQINADFFDELGSPGGAAKVGMTENDPQVVKDLPPQGEDD, from the coding sequence GTGACGTACGTGATCGCCGAACCTTGCGTCGACATAAAGGACAAGGCATGCATTGAGGAATGCCCGGTCGACTGCATCTACGAGGGAACTCGGATGCTGTACATCCACCCCGACGAGTGCGTTGACTGCGGCGCCTGCGAACCAGTGTGTCCTGTCGAAGCGATCTATTACGAAGACGATGTGCCTGACCAATGGAGCCAGTACACGCAGATCAACGCCGACTTCTTCGATGAGCTGGGATCGCCGGGCGGTGCGGCCAAGGTGGGGATGACCGAGAACGACCCGCAAGTGGTCAAGGATCTGCCGCCGCAGGGCGAAGACGACTGA
- a CDS encoding NADPH-dependent 2,4-dienoyl-CoA reductase → MTGPYPNLLSPLDLGFTTLRNRVVMGSMHTGLEDRVRHIDRLAAYFAERARGGVGLIITGGYAPNRTGWLLPFASQLVSSAEARRHRRITTAVHDSGAKILLQILHAGRYAYHPLSVSASAIKAPINPFRPRALTGRGIEATIADFARCAQLAREAGYDGVEIMGSEGYLLNQFLAPRTNKRNDSWGGTAANRRRFPVEIVRRTRAAVGSDFIICYRMSMADYVEDGQSWDEIVALATEVEAAGATIINSGFGWHEARVPTIVTSVPNSAFVDISGAIAEHVSIPVVASNRINMPQAAEQILADTQVRLISMARPLLSDPEWVLKAQSDRAHEINTCIACNQACLDHVFAKKLVSCLLNPRAGHETTLVLSPTRRARNVAVVGAGPAGLAVAVNAAQRGHHVTLFEANDFIGGQFDMARRIPGKEEFSEAIRYFATMLDKHGVVVRLGTRITADELTGRGSNFDDVVLATGVAPRIPTIPGIDHPMVLTYADAITGVKPVGKTVAVVGAGGIGFDVSELLVTEHSPTLNLKEWKAEWGAVDPREARGALTTPLPAPAARQVYLLQRTKGPQGKRLGKTTGWVHRASLKAKGVHQLSGVNYERISDEGMSISFGPDRQRPRLLAVDNVVVCAGQEPVRDLVNELRRNGIDPHIIGGAALAAELDAKRAIKQGTELAARL, encoded by the coding sequence ATGACAGGCCCATACCCAAACTTGCTTTCACCCCTAGACCTCGGGTTCACCACGCTGCGCAACCGCGTGGTCATGGGCTCGATGCACACCGGACTGGAAGACCGAGTTCGCCATATCGATCGGCTCGCCGCATACTTCGCCGAACGCGCCCGCGGCGGCGTCGGCCTGATCATCACGGGCGGCTACGCACCCAACCGCACCGGTTGGCTGCTGCCATTCGCGTCGCAGCTGGTCTCCTCCGCGGAAGCCCGCCGACACCGTCGCATCACCACGGCAGTCCATGACTCGGGCGCGAAGATCTTGCTGCAGATCTTGCACGCCGGACGTTATGCATACCATCCGCTTTCGGTCAGCGCGTCGGCAATCAAGGCGCCGATCAACCCATTTCGGCCGCGCGCACTGACGGGACGCGGCATCGAAGCGACCATCGCCGATTTCGCCCGCTGTGCGCAGCTGGCCCGAGAGGCCGGCTATGACGGTGTCGAAATCATGGGCAGCGAAGGGTATTTGCTCAACCAGTTCCTGGCGCCGCGCACCAACAAACGCAACGACTCCTGGGGCGGCACAGCCGCCAACCGCCGTCGATTCCCGGTCGAGATCGTACGCCGTACCCGTGCCGCGGTCGGATCCGACTTCATCATCTGTTACCGGATGTCGATGGCCGACTACGTCGAGGACGGCCAGAGCTGGGACGAAATCGTCGCGCTTGCAACCGAAGTGGAGGCCGCGGGCGCAACCATCATCAATTCCGGTTTCGGCTGGCACGAGGCGCGGGTGCCAACAATCGTCACGTCGGTACCCAACAGCGCGTTCGTCGACATCAGCGGCGCCATCGCCGAACATGTCAGCATCCCGGTGGTCGCGTCGAACCGGATCAACATGCCGCAAGCCGCCGAACAGATCCTGGCCGACACCCAGGTACGGCTGATATCGATGGCTCGGCCGCTGCTGAGCGACCCGGAATGGGTACTCAAGGCGCAGTCCGACCGTGCTCACGAGATCAACACCTGCATCGCCTGCAATCAGGCCTGCCTGGACCATGTCTTCGCCAAGAAGCTGGTGTCGTGTCTGCTCAACCCACGGGCCGGACACGAAACGACGCTAGTGCTGTCGCCGACGCGGCGCGCCCGCAACGTGGCAGTCGTCGGAGCCGGCCCGGCCGGACTGGCCGTGGCGGTCAACGCCGCTCAGCGGGGCCACCACGTCACACTGTTTGAAGCCAACGACTTCATCGGCGGCCAGTTCGACATGGCCCGCCGCATACCCGGCAAAGAGGAATTCAGCGAAGCCATCCGGTACTTCGCCACGATGCTGGATAAGCACGGCGTCGTGGTGCGACTGGGCACTCGGATTACCGCGGACGAATTGACCGGCCGCGGCTCGAATTTCGACGACGTCGTGCTCGCCACCGGTGTGGCGCCGCGCATTCCGACGATTCCCGGCATCGACCACCCCATGGTGCTGACCTACGCCGACGCCATCACCGGCGTCAAGCCGGTGGGAAAGACCGTGGCGGTGGTAGGCGCCGGAGGTATCGGGTTCGACGTCAGCGAACTGTTGGTCACCGAGCACTCGCCGACCCTGAACCTCAAGGAGTGGAAGGCCGAATGGGGCGCCGTCGACCCACGAGAGGCCCGCGGCGCGTTGACCACTCCCCTGCCGGCTCCGGCAGCCCGGCAGGTGTACCTGCTGCAACGCACCAAGGGTCCGCAGGGTAAACGGCTGGGCAAGACCACTGGATGGGTACATCGGGCGTCGTTGAAGGCCAAAGGCGTGCACCAGCTGTCCGGGGTGAATTACGAGCGGATCAGCGACGAGGGTATGAGCATCAGCTTCGGCCCGGACCGACAGCGGCCACGGCTGCTCGCGGTGGACAACGTGGTGGTGTGCGCCGGTCAGGAGCCGGTACGTGATCTGGTGAACGAGCTGCGGCGCAACGGCATCGACCCGCACATCATCGGTGGTGCGGCGCTGGCCGCCGAGTTGGATGCCAAGCGCGCCATCAAGCAGGGCACCGAGCTGGCAGCCCGGCTGTAA
- a CDS encoding hemophore-related protein encodes MKLSLSALSAGVGAIALSLSVGAGVASADPLEVAVNTTCNYGQVMAALNAQDPGAAAQLTASPMAVGFLNTFLASPPAKRRQMAAQVQAMPGASQYIGLVESVAASCNNY; translated from the coding sequence GTGAAGCTGTCGTTGTCAGCACTGAGCGCCGGCGTTGGCGCAATTGCACTGTCGTTGAGCGTCGGTGCCGGGGTCGCGTCTGCGGACCCACTAGAAGTTGCTGTTAACACCACGTGCAATTACGGGCAGGTCATGGCGGCGCTCAACGCCCAGGATCCGGGGGCTGCGGCGCAGCTCACCGCATCCCCGATGGCGGTCGGATTCCTGAATACATTCCTTGCCTCGCCTCCGGCGAAGCGCCGGCAGATGGCTGCCCAGGTACAGGCAATGCCGGGTGCCTCGCAGTACATTGGCCTTGTCGAGTCGGTTGCCGCATCCTGCAACAACTACTGA
- a CDS encoding bifunctional FO biosynthesis protein CofGH, protein MRSGPPEPSAPTALPRPVVPPKPNASALRRVLRRARDGVALNIEEAAVAMTARGDTLADLCASAARVRDAGLQSAGRYGPGGRLPISYSRKVFIPVTHLCRDKCHYCTFVSVPGKLRAHGAGMYMEPDEIVGVARRGRELGCKEALFTLGDRPEDRWPQAREWLGERGYDSTLSYVRAMAIRVLEETGLLPHLNPGVMSWSEMSRLKPVAPSMGMMLETTSRRLFETKGLAHYGSPDKDPAVRLRTLTDAGRLSIPFTTGLLVGIGETLAERADTLHAIRKLHKEFGHIQEVIVQNFRAKEHTAMADVPDAGIEDYLATVAVARLVLGPGMRVQAPPNLVSRGECLALVAAGVDDWGGVSPLTPDHVNPERPWPTLDELAAVTAEAGYELVQRLTAQPKYVQAGAAWIDPRVRGHVAALADPATGFARDVNPVGTPWQEPDDVASFGRVDLNAAIDTEGRSTEARSDLDSAFGDWESIRTRVHELAVSAPERIDTDVLAALSSAERDPAGCTDDEYLALATADGPALEAVAALADSLRRDVVGDDVTFVVNRNINFTNICYTGCRFCAFAQRKGDADAYSLSTEEVAERAWEAHVAGATEVCMQGGIDPELPVTGYAELVRAVKARVPSMHVHAFSPMEIANGVTKSGLSIREWLISLREAGLGTIPGTAAEILDDEVRWVLTKGKLPTSLWIEIVTTAHEVGLRSSSTMMYGHVDSPRHWVAHLNVLRDIQDRTGGFTEFVPLPFVHQNSPLYLAGAARPGPSHRDNRAVHALARIMLHGRISHIQTSWVKLGVERTQVMLNGGANDLGGTLMEETISRMAGSEYGSAKTVAELVAIADGIGRPARQRTTTYAPLAA, encoded by the coding sequence GTGAGATCTGGGCCACCGGAGCCTTCGGCGCCCACAGCTTTGCCTCGCCCCGTCGTCCCGCCCAAGCCGAATGCATCGGCGTTGCGGCGGGTGCTGCGGCGGGCTCGCGACGGTGTGGCGCTGAACATCGAGGAGGCGGCGGTCGCGATGACCGCGCGCGGCGACACCCTGGCTGACCTGTGCGCGAGTGCGGCGCGGGTGCGTGACGCCGGTTTGCAGTCCGCGGGACGGTATGGCCCGGGTGGCCGGTTGCCGATCAGCTATTCGCGCAAGGTGTTCATCCCGGTCACCCATCTGTGCCGCGACAAATGTCACTACTGCACGTTCGTCAGCGTGCCGGGCAAGCTGCGTGCCCACGGGGCCGGCATGTATATGGAGCCCGACGAGATTGTCGGCGTCGCTCGCCGCGGACGCGAACTCGGTTGCAAGGAAGCGCTGTTCACGCTTGGTGACCGCCCCGAGGATCGCTGGCCGCAGGCACGCGAATGGCTGGGGGAGCGAGGCTACGACTCGACGTTGTCCTACGTGCGGGCGATGGCGATCCGGGTGCTAGAGGAAACCGGGCTGTTGCCGCACCTGAACCCCGGCGTGATGAGCTGGTCGGAGATGTCGCGGCTCAAACCGGTGGCGCCGTCGATGGGCATGATGCTGGAGACGACGTCGCGACGACTGTTCGAAACCAAGGGACTCGCGCACTACGGCAGCCCGGATAAAGACCCCGCGGTACGGCTGCGCACCCTCACCGACGCGGGCCGGCTATCCATTCCATTCACCACCGGTCTGCTGGTCGGCATCGGCGAGACGCTTGCCGAACGCGCCGATACTTTGCATGCGATTCGCAAGTTACACAAGGAGTTCGGGCACATCCAGGAAGTGATCGTGCAGAACTTCCGGGCCAAGGAACACACCGCGATGGCCGACGTCCCCGATGCCGGCATCGAGGATTACCTCGCCACGGTGGCGGTGGCGCGGTTGGTGCTCGGTCCGGGAATGCGCGTGCAGGCGCCACCGAACCTGGTGTCGCGCGGCGAGTGTCTGGCGTTGGTGGCCGCCGGTGTCGACGACTGGGGTGGTGTCTCGCCGCTGACGCCCGACCATGTCAACCCCGAAAGGCCCTGGCCCACTTTGGATGAGCTGGCCGCCGTCACCGCGGAGGCCGGCTACGAGCTAGTGCAGCGGCTGACCGCGCAGCCGAAATACGTGCAGGCGGGTGCGGCATGGATCGACCCGCGGGTGCGGGGACACGTTGCGGCACTTGCCGATCCGGCGACCGGATTTGCCCGTGACGTCAACCCGGTGGGGACGCCATGGCAGGAACCCGACGATGTGGCGTCCTTCGGCCGGGTCGACCTCAATGCTGCGATCGACACCGAGGGCCGCAGCACCGAGGCCCGCAGCGATCTCGACAGTGCCTTCGGTGACTGGGAGTCGATCCGGACGCGGGTGCACGAGTTGGCGGTCAGCGCTCCCGAACGCATCGACACCGACGTGCTCGCGGCGCTAAGTTCGGCCGAACGAGACCCAGCCGGCTGCACTGACGACGAATATCTGGCGCTGGCGACCGCCGACGGGCCTGCACTGGAAGCGGTTGCCGCGCTTGCGGATTCGCTGCGCCGCGATGTCGTCGGCGACGACGTCACCTTCGTGGTGAACCGCAACATTAATTTCACCAACATCTGTTACACCGGCTGCAGGTTCTGCGCGTTCGCCCAGCGCAAGGGTGACGCAGACGCGTATTCACTGTCCACCGAAGAGGTCGCCGAGCGCGCGTGGGAGGCCCACGTCGCCGGTGCCACCGAGGTGTGCATGCAGGGCGGGATTGACCCTGAGCTGCCGGTGACCGGTTACGCCGAGCTGGTGCGGGCCGTCAAGGCCCGGGTGCCGTCGATGCACGTGCACGCGTTCTCCCCGATGGAGATCGCCAACGGCGTCACCAAGAGCGGGCTGAGCATTCGCGAGTGGCTGATCAGTCTGCGCGAGGCCGGGCTGGGCACCATCCCCGGCACCGCTGCGGAAATTCTTGACGACGAGGTGCGCTGGGTGCTTACCAAGGGCAAGTTGCCGACGTCGCTGTGGATCGAAATCGTCACCACCGCACACGAAGTGGGCCTGCGGTCGTCATCGACGATGATGTACGGCCATGTCGACAGCCCTCGCCACTGGGTTGCCCACCTCAATGTGCTGCGCGACATTCAGGATCGCACCGGCGGATTCACCGAGTTCGTGCCGCTGCCGTTCGTGCACCAGAATTCGCCGTTGTATCTGGCGGGGGCGGCTCGGCCCGGGCCGAGCCATCGCGACAATCGTGCCGTGCATGCCCTTGCGCGGATCATGTTGCACGGGCGCATTTCCCACATTCAGACCAGCTGGGTGAAGCTTGGTGTCGAGCGCACCCAGGTCATGCTCAACGGCGGGGCCAACGACCTGGGCGGCACGCTGATGGAGGAAACCATCTCGCGGATGGCCGGTTCCGAATACGGATCGGCGAAGACCGTCGCGGAACTTGTCGCGATTGCCGACGGCATCGGCCGCCCCGCGCGGCAGCGCACCACCACGTACGCGCCGCTGGCGGCGTAG
- a CDS encoding PE family protein, with amino-acid sequence MSFMFAAPEALAAAASDIAGIGSNIGAANAAASLPTTGVLASAADAVSTQVAALLSAHGQGYQQISAQLSAFHDQFVAALNAGANSYASAESGAANTLASAMKSPAAQLLGQLPLSQNGIVASAANAVARVQSAVAGALGPSPLALMPTGGIGALAASSGLLPPLGGATASAAAAPAAVIPVSWATAIENFYLAAEPWVQYGFTLATWAAGWLPYIGLLAPQIMIFYDLFEPMVQSGLFNTLDWLSGQITFSQGLSNFWSATTASVNNFIYNEYYWIRGFFPPPPPFGSVV; translated from the coding sequence ATGTCGTTCATGTTCGCCGCACCGGAGGCGCTGGCCGCCGCAGCTTCGGACATTGCCGGCATCGGTTCGAACATCGGTGCCGCCAATGCCGCGGCTTCGCTCCCAACAACGGGAGTCCTGGCATCGGCCGCCGATGCGGTTTCGACGCAGGTCGCCGCCCTGTTGTCCGCACATGGCCAGGGCTACCAGCAAATCAGCGCGCAGCTGTCTGCATTTCATGACCAGTTTGTGGCGGCCTTGAACGCGGGAGCGAACTCGTATGCATCCGCCGAGAGCGGTGCCGCGAACACCTTGGCGAGCGCGATGAAGTCCCCCGCCGCGCAGCTGCTCGGCCAGCTCCCGCTGAGCCAGAACGGCATCGTGGCCAGTGCCGCGAACGCCGTCGCACGGGTTCAGAGTGCCGTCGCCGGTGCCCTTGGGCCCAGCCCGCTGGCGCTCATGCCCACCGGGGGGATCGGCGCCCTGGCGGCCTCGAGCGGGTTGCTGCCGCCCTTGGGTGGAGCGACAGCCAGCGCGGCGGCGGCACCGGCGGCTGTCATCCCGGTGTCCTGGGCCACCGCCATCGAGAATTTCTACCTGGCTGCCGAGCCGTGGGTCCAGTATGGCTTCACCCTCGCCACCTGGGCCGCTGGTTGGCTGCCCTACATCGGATTGCTGGCACCCCAGATCATGATCTTCTACGACCTGTTCGAGCCGATGGTGCAAAGCGGCCTGTTCAACACGCTCGACTGGCTGAGCGGGCAAATCACCTTCAGTCAGGGGCTAAGCAACTTCTGGTCGGCCACCACGGCTTCGGTCAACAACTTCATCTATAACGAGTACTACTGGATCCGCGGCTTCTTCCCGCCACCCCCGCCGTTTGGTTCGGTGGTCTAA
- the mshB gene encoding N-acetyl-1-D-myo-inositol-2-amino-2-deoxy-alpha-D-glucopyranoside deacetylase, which produces MPDTPRLLFVHAHPDDESLSNGATIAHYTARGAQVHVVTCTLGEEGEVIGDRWAQLAVDHADQLGGYRVGELTAALHELGVSGPIYLGGAGRWRDSGMAGTERRGRRRFVDADEREAVGALVAIIRELRPHVVVTYDPNGGYGHPDHVHTHTVTTAAVARAGSRAGTNDHPGEPWTVPKFYWTVLAANAIVSGVRALEPEDLRPEWMLPSEEIAFAYPDEDIDAVVETDANAHAAKVAALTAHATQVVVGPTGRACALSNNLALPILAQEHYVLVAGSAGDRDERGWETDLLAGLGFADSGA; this is translated from the coding sequence ATGCCTGACACGCCGCGGCTGCTGTTCGTGCATGCCCACCCCGACGACGAGAGCCTCAGCAATGGCGCCACCATCGCCCACTACACCGCTCGCGGCGCACAGGTCCACGTCGTCACATGCACGCTGGGCGAGGAAGGTGAGGTCATCGGTGACCGCTGGGCCCAGCTCGCGGTCGATCACGCCGATCAACTCGGCGGCTACCGCGTGGGCGAGCTCACCGCGGCACTGCATGAGCTGGGGGTCAGCGGGCCGATCTACTTAGGCGGCGCCGGTCGTTGGCGCGACTCCGGCATGGCGGGCACCGAGCGGCGCGGCCGGCGCAGATTCGTCGACGCCGATGAACGGGAAGCCGTGGGGGCGCTGGTCGCGATCATTCGCGAGCTGCGGCCACATGTCGTCGTGACCTACGACCCCAACGGCGGCTACGGCCATCCCGACCACGTGCACACCCACACCGTCACCACGGCCGCGGTGGCTCGGGCCGGTTCTCGAGCCGGGACCAACGACCACCCCGGCGAGCCGTGGACTGTGCCGAAGTTCTACTGGACGGTCTTAGCGGCGAACGCAATCGTCTCGGGGGTGCGCGCGCTGGAGCCTGAAGATCTGCGACCCGAGTGGATGCTGCCGTCAGAAGAGATCGCCTTCGCGTACCCCGACGAAGACATCGACGCCGTCGTCGAGACCGACGCGAACGCACACGCCGCCAAGGTCGCCGCACTCACCGCGCATGCCACCCAGGTCGTCGTGGGACCGACCGGTAGGGCTTGCGCCCTGTCGAACAATCTGGCACTGCCCATCCTGGCGCAGGAGCACTACGTTCTTGTCGCCGGCTCTGCGGGCGATCGCGATGAACGTGGCTGGGAAACAGATCTGCTCGCCGGTCTGGGTTTCGCTGACTCTGGCGCTTAG
- a CDS encoding TetR/AcrR family transcriptional regulator, translated as MVQLTQSISNASRSRRRGEVLERALYAATLAELASVGYGGLTMEGIAARAQTGKAALYRRWASKHDLVQAALHHAVPQLPEPRPNRSARENLLAVFTAHRDVLAGKTNFPGLDIVSQLLHEPELRAIFADAVVGPRLKIVESILQTAVREGDIDPANLTSLSARIGPALINQHFMLTGSPPSRRELELIVDTVIPPKTRAAQVN; from the coding sequence ATGGTCCAGCTCACCCAATCCATATCGAATGCCAGCCGGAGTCGCCGCCGAGGCGAGGTGCTCGAACGTGCGCTCTACGCGGCGACCTTGGCCGAATTGGCGTCGGTCGGGTATGGCGGTCTGACCATGGAAGGGATCGCCGCGCGCGCCCAAACCGGCAAAGCCGCGTTGTACCGGCGCTGGGCTAGCAAGCACGACCTGGTGCAGGCCGCGCTACATCATGCGGTGCCGCAGCTGCCCGAACCGCGCCCCAACCGGTCGGCCCGAGAGAACCTACTGGCCGTGTTCACCGCACATCGTGATGTACTGGCCGGCAAGACCAACTTCCCTGGCCTGGACATCGTCAGCCAGCTATTGCACGAGCCCGAGCTGCGTGCCATCTTCGCCGACGCAGTGGTGGGCCCACGTTTGAAGATCGTCGAGTCGATCCTGCAAACCGCCGTCCGTGAGGGCGACATCGACCCGGCTAACCTGACGTCGCTGTCGGCGCGAATCGGACCCGCGTTGATCAACCAGCACTTCATGCTCACCGGGTCACCACCGAGCCGCCGGGAACTGGAGCTGATCGTCGACACCGTGATCCCGCCGAAAACTCGTGCCGCACAAGTCAATTGA
- a CDS encoding PE family protein, which produces MSFLFAEPQILATAATDLVSIGSTVDAASTAAASATISMMPAGLDEVSAAIAALFGSHGQAYQEVSARLAVFHDEFVRALNATAAAYAGSEAANVQSILASGEQAFFGLSGSFSGGLSVLPAPFGAALTQLAQTGGTLAGSLSGGLPEFGAALQTSFRGGIPGLSVLFQSLVPGPIQAVLTGSSSGILQQIEQAEIGFNANLVDAELAFNQSLVANEMAWQRAVFGTDNALNGAINNGFGIANSLIGTGEQFANVVLGAQVPANFNASLSVGGSAEGGTQLGGFAGAIAHTFMLNANLLELAGGAASPVLVALGVNAPVQAMLGAPAGFMEQVAQGLVSFNANLVSNELAFNQALVANEMALQQGVFGTNTALNGVLNRGFNLGNLVIGTGQQFVNVVLGAPTPEEFTVSLIAGEEGQVFSSGEIGGVLGAVQQKLMLDAQLVGLAMGGGSTDVPGGPPEVPEGPGEGPGGGEGGGETTT; this is translated from the coding sequence GTGTCCTTTTTGTTTGCAGAGCCGCAAATTTTGGCAACGGCGGCAACGGATTTGGTAAGTATCGGTTCGACGGTAGACGCGGCCAGCACCGCGGCGGCGTCGGCGACGATCAGCATGATGCCAGCGGGTCTCGACGAAGTGTCGGCGGCCATCGCGGCACTGTTCGGGTCTCACGGGCAGGCATATCAAGAGGTCAGCGCGCGGCTGGCAGTGTTTCATGACGAGTTCGTGCGGGCGCTGAACGCCACCGCGGCTGCGTATGCGGGTTCGGAGGCCGCGAATGTGCAGTCGATTCTGGCGAGCGGCGAACAGGCCTTTTTCGGCCTTTCGGGCAGCTTCAGCGGAGGGCTGTCTGTCCTGCCCGCCCCGTTCGGTGCGGCGCTGACGCAGCTGGCGCAGACCGGCGGGACGCTAGCGGGCAGTTTGAGCGGTGGGCTGCCGGAGTTCGGCGCTGCCTTGCAGACCAGCTTCCGCGGCGGAATTCCCGGGCTCTCGGTTTTGTTCCAGAGCCTGGTTCCGGGGCCCATTCAGGCGGTCCTGACGGGCTCCTCGAGCGGTATCTTGCAGCAAATCGAGCAAGCCGAGATTGGCTTTAATGCCAATCTGGTCGATGCCGAGCTGGCCTTCAATCAGTCGTTGGTCGCCAACGAGATGGCGTGGCAGCGGGCCGTTTTTGGCACCGATAACGCCCTTAATGGGGCGATCAACAACGGTTTTGGCATCGCAAACTCGTTAATCGGTACCGGTGAGCAATTCGCGAACGTCGTGTTGGGTGCGCAAGTCCCGGCTAACTTCAACGCCAGCTTGTCCGTCGGTGGTTCCGCCGAGGGCGGTACTCAGCTCGGCGGCTTTGCGGGCGCGATCGCGCATACCTTCATGCTCAACGCCAACCTGCTCGAACTGGCCGGCGGCGCGGCGTCGCCGGTGCTGGTGGCGTTGGGTGTCAATGCGCCCGTGCAGGCGATGCTGGGTGCGCCCGCCGGTTTCATGGAGCAGGTAGCGCAGGGTCTGGTCAGCTTCAATGCCAACCTGGTCAGCAACGAGCTCGCCTTCAACCAAGCTTTGGTCGCCAACGAGATGGCATTGCAGCAGGGCGTCTTCGGGACCAATACCGCCCTCAACGGCGTACTCAACCGCGGCTTCAACCTCGGCAACCTGGTCATTGGTACCGGACAGCAATTCGTCAACGTCGTCTTGGGTGCGCCGACGCCGGAGGAATTCACCGTCAGCCTTATCGCCGGCGAGGAAGGGCAGGTCTTCAGCAGCGGAGAGATCGGCGGTGTTCTGGGTGCCGTGCAACAGAAATTGATGCTCGACGCTCAGCTGGTCGGCCTCGCCATGGGTGGTGGTTCAACCGACGTCCCCGGCGGCCCGCCCGAGGTTCCGGAGGGCCCGGGCGAAGGCCCCGGCGGCGGCGAGGGCGGCGGGGAGACCACCACCTAA